One window of Scheffersomyces stipitis CBS 6054 chromosome 1, whole genome shotgun sequence genomic DNA carries:
- the FBX9 gene encoding F-box protein: MSGGTSVLGVASPDHHSSSSSTTLSDKDAEAISLFEKAIEKESHGSMSDAVELYRKAFKINEQVDALYRASTVAHTAHKLKSEGGKNTLKKVDEDVVRRIDVDKLIASFRHNEAHAPDPNNPDHHEEMLTIKFANLAMGDTYADLKPVSPLIHLPNDVWIRILEILLITSPESWFQFSITCRKHSYLGFGTSEVWRKLANLVYPNQVYEENKFFIDNMPLSGHINYDSLPVPKDQLKILPQYNDSWKYMLNHRPFIKFLGCYISVVNYYSEGGKAEFSSSWSNPVRTITYYRYLRFYPDGTCVKVLTSIEPTKVIPHLSKYNTSGNVYPTAVDPSNKQNAHAPVKESQRIYHGRWTLNIDGDVHVEVENGSVPYYRFHYYYSIKSVGGIFKHNKLTWIKYHAIRKKMSEDDDREGEISEFSIRNEKPFKFSRVRSYRLDN, translated from the coding sequence ATGAGCGGAGGCACTTCTGTACTTGGAGTGGCTTCACCGGACCACCATAGTTCCAGTTCAAGTACAACTCTCTCAGACAAAGATGCCGAGGCCATACTGCTTTTTGAAAAAGCAATTGAGAAGGAGTCACATGGGCTGATGTCAGATGCGGTGGAATTATATAGAAAGGCATTTAAAATCAATGAGCAAGTCGATGCTCTATATAGAGCTAGTACTGTGGCTCATACAGCACATAAGCTTAAGCTGGAAGGAGGGAAAAACACGTTGAAGAAAGtcgatgaagatgtagtAAGACGAATTGACGTTGATAAGCTTATCGCCAGCTTCAGGCACAATGAAGCTCATGCTCCAGATCCGAACAATCCAGACCATCATGAGGAAATGCTAACCATCAAGTTTGCCAACCTTGCTATGGGTGATACCTATGCTGATCTTAAGCCGGTATCGCCGTTGATTCATTTACCGAACGATGTGTGGATACGGAtacttgaaattttgtTGATAACGTCACCTGAATCCTGGTTTCAGTTTTCGATTACTTGTAGAAAGCATTCATACTTGGGGTTTGGAACCTCTGAAGTATGGCGAAAGCTCGCTAACTTGGTGTATCCCAATCAAGTCTATGAGGAAAACAAGTTTTTCATTGATAATATGCCTCTTCTGGGTCACATCAACTACGATCTGTTGCCGGTACCTAAGGATCAGCTCAAGATCTTGCCCCAGTACAATGACTCTTGGAAGTACATGTTGAACCATCGACCTTTCATAAAGTTCTTGGGCTGCTATATCAGCGTCGTCAACTACTACAGTGAAGGTGGTAAGGCCGAGTTTTCCAGCAGCTGGTCAAACCCTGTAAGAACAATCACCTACTACAGATATTTAAGGTTTTATCCTGATGGAACCTGTGTCAAGGTGTTGACTTCTATAGAACCTACTAAAGTCATCCcccatcttctgaagtacAACACTCTGGGCAATGTATATCCCACGGCAGTCGATCCTAGCAATAAGCAGAATGCACATGCGCCAGTGAAGGAGAGTCAAAGGATCTACCATGGCCGATGGACTCTCAACATAGACGGCGATGTCCATGTCGAAGTAGAAAATGGCTCTGTTCCATACTATCGGTTCCATTACTACTATCTGATCAAGTCTGTTGGGGGGATATTCAAACACAACAAGTTGACATGGATCAAGTACCATGCGatcaggaagaagatgtcaGAGGATGACGACCGAGAAGGAGAGATTTCGGAGTTTTCTATCAGGAACGAGAAGCCCTTCAAGTTCCTGAGAGTGAGAAGTTATAGATTAGATAATTAG
- the NIP1 gene encoding Protein required for nuclear import with some similarity to Nsr1p, another protein involved in nuclear transport (Translation initiation factor 3, subunit c (eIF-3c)), translating into MSRFFVAGYNSDSSSEEEDLLSSDEELLSSSSEGEQETSDDDSLDFDDQSDSDSSDSDSDGRPSGPAYFLKKDFMKGGAGGDSDSDSEDEGRRVVKSAKDKLLDDMNESIEAINVARRSDTWTTVVSEFDKLGRLLVRAGQQSVSTPNAYIRCLADLEDYITATSENEKTEKSLNAAEARAFNMAKQRVRKQIKEYQAQYDLYRENPELFEREESVDIAAPSRSDVPVEDTTGRVLSPVFTILKQIAETRGKKNIDKYEQIKTLEDLLNDNLAKGSVFELISIYQMLLSIRFDASANQNFMPIEQWKNNEADLTSLIGLLESNKDTYQLSELGSTTDDIDIEPVANESGVKAIFGSITSLIDRLDDEFTRSLQNTDPHSIEYVQRLKDETTIYQLIVRGQSYIESITPAEVQQSVEQLSRVVLRRLEHIYYKPDQLIKANEAEAWKGISHESVIVSKDSTPAELIEGLSSFLTKHKNPVYAKHALLFSVYYYAVNNNYNRAKELFLDSQIFNKIHHADSSLQVQYNRAIVQLGLSAFRNGAVEESHKVLNEIVNSQRSKELLGQGFNSKYPNQATTVEKAKLLPFHQHINLELLECVYSTCSLLIEIPALAAATNSKDSRRKATTKSFKSKLEFHDRQFFTGPPESIKDHIVHASIALSKGDWAKAYQLLSSIKIWKLFPDNDDLLAMMKNQLQVEGLRTYIFSYKSIFSKLSLGKLSQIFELEADKVESIVQKMIETNEIGGTLDESKAFIQFASTEPQRSRLQELAIVMNEKVGLLTEKNEKTSSNGYGKKQPQQQQQQQQQQQQQQQQQKDLLQEDNSRFRYANVNTNNDEFQTTA; encoded by the coding sequence ATGTCTCGTTTCTTTGTTGCCGGCTACAACTCGGACTCGTCGTCTGAGGAAGAGGACTTGTTGAgttctgatgaagaattgctttcttcctcctctGAAGGAGAACAGGAAACGTCAGACGATGACAGCTTAGATTTCGATGACCAGTCTGATTCTGACTCAAGTGACTCTGACTCCGATGGCCGTCCAAGTGGTCCAGCatatttcttgaagaaggactTCATGAAAGGTGGTGCTGGCGGAGACTCTGACTCTGACTCTGAGGATGAAGGCAGAAGAGTAGTGAAGTCTGCCAAGGACAAGTTGCTTGACGACATGAACGAATCCATTGAAGCCATTAACGTAGCCAGAAGATCCGACACTTGGACCACCGTTGTATCGGAATTTGACAAGTTGGGACGTCTCTTGGTTAGAGCTGGTCAGCAAAGCGTGTCTACGCCTAATGCCTACATCAGATGTTTGGCCGATTTGGAAGACTACATCACTGCTACTAGTGAAAACGAGAAAACCGAAAAGTCTTTAAACGCAGCCGAAGCCAGAGCATTTAACATGGCTAAACAGAGAGTCAGAAAGCAAATCAAAGAGTACCAGGCCCAATATGACCTCTACAGAGAGAACCCAGAATTGTTTGAAAGGGAAGAATCCGTAGACATCGCTGCTCCTTCCAGATCTGATGTTCCAGTAGAAGATACTACGGGCAGAGTCTTGAGTCCTGTGTTCACCATCTTGAAACAGATCGCTGAGACTCGTGGTAAGAAGAACATCGACAAGTACGAACAGATCAAAaccttggaagacttgttgaacgacAATTTGGCAAAGGGCTCTGTTTTCGAGTTGATTTCCATCTATCagatgttgttgtcgatCCGTTTCGACGCTTCGGCCAACCAGAACTTCATGCCTATTGAACAATGGAAGAACAACGAGGCAGACCTCACCTCTTTGATCGGACTTTTGGAATCCAACAAGGACACCTACCAGTTGTCTGAGCTTGGTTCTACTACTGATGATATCGACATCGAACCTGTAGCCAATGAATCTGGTGTCAAGGCTATCTTTGGCTCCATAACTTCGTTGATCGACAGATTGGACGATGAATTCACCAGATCCTTGCAGAACACCGATCCTCACTCGATTGAGTACGTGCAAAGATTAAAGGATGAAACCACCATCTACCAGTTGATCGTGAGGGGCCAGTCTTATATTGAGTCTATAACGCCAGCTGAAGTCCAGCAGTCGGTTGAGCAGTTGTCGAGAGTCGTTCTCCGTAGATTGGAACATATCTACTACAAGCCTGACCAGTTGATCAAAGCTAACGAGGCTGAAGCCTGGAAGGGTATTTCTCACGAGTCTGTCATTGTATCCAAGGACTCCACTCCTGCTGAGTTGATTGAAGGATTGTCGTCGTTCTTAACCAAGCACAAGAATCCAGTCTACGCCAAACACGCTTTGTTGTTCTCGGTCTACTACTACGCCGtcaacaacaactacaacagaGCCAAGGAGTTGTTCTTGGACTCGcaaatcttcaacaaaatcCACCATGCTGACTCCAGCTTGCAAGTCCAGTACAACAGAGCCATTGTTCAGTTGGGTTTGAGTGCATTCAGAAACGGAGCTGTCGAAGAATCTCACAAGGTATTGAACGAAATCGTCAACTCGCAAAGATCAAAGGAATTGTTGGGCCAAGGGTTCAACTCTAAATATCCCAACCAAGCTACAACCGTGGAAAAGGCTAAGTTGTTGCCTTTCCACCAACACATAAATTTGGAATTGCTTGAGTGTGTTTACCTGACCTGCTCGTTATTGATTGAAATTCCAGCCTTGGCTGCAGCTACAAACTCCAAGGACTCCAGACGTAAGGCAACCACCAAGTCATTCAAGAGTAAGTTAGAATTCCACGACAGACAGTTCTTCACTGGTCCTCCAGAGAGTATCAAAGATCACATAGTGCATGCCTCCATAGCTTTACTGAAGGGTGATTGGGCTAAGGCTTACCAGTTGTTGTCGTCTATCAAGATCTGGAAGTTGTTCCCTGATAACGATGACTTGTTGGCCATGATGAAGAACCAGTTACAAGTCGAAGGTTTAAGAACATACATTTTCTCCTACAAGTCGATTTTCTCTAAGTTATCTTTAGGCAAGTTGTCGCAGATCTTCGAGCTTGAAGCTGACAAAGTTGAGTCCATTGTTCAAAAGATGATAGAGACAAATGAGATTGGCGGAACATTAGACGAATCCAAGGCATTTATCCAATTCGCCAGTACCGAGCCACAAAGATCCAGATTGCAAGAGTTAGCTATTGTTATGAACGAAAAGGTTGGTTTGTTGACcgaaaagaatgaaaagaCTTCGTCCAACGGTTACGGTAAGAAGCAGcctcaacaacagcaacaacagcaacaacagcaacagcaacagcagcaacagcagaagGATTTGCTCCAAGAGGACAACAGCAGATTCAGATACGCCAACGTTAACACTAACAACGATGAATTCCAAACTACTGCCTAA
- the YGW1 gene encoding conserved protein of the N-type ATP pyrophosphatase superfamily (Uncharacterized conserved protein with similarity to predicted ATPase of the PP-loop superfamily), giving the protein MTEISAKKVKVSALCELCHARKAVMKRPKNLQKLCKDCFYKVFETEIHNTIVDAKLFSPGDKVAIGASGGKDSTVLASVLKTLNERYDYGLILVLLSIDEGIKGYRDDSLATVKRNQVQYEMPLEIISYRDLYNWTMDEIVSCAGIRSSCTYCGVLRRQALDRGAAKLGINHVVTGHNADDMAETVLMNLLRGDTARLEKSCAIITQSAGSPIKRSKPFKYTYQKEIVLYAHYKKLDYFSTECTYAPEAFRGTARELLKSLESIRPSCIMDIIYSGEHLVLAPKKKKITTSYKTNKKKTHTENEVNADGSVSLGRKKQFEDGNRCEKCGYLSSNRICKACMLLAGLEMNRAKVSIDNNTAVDGAAVLTRTLEQLSF; this is encoded by the coding sequence ATGACTGAAATTTCAGCCAAAAAAGTGAAGGTTTCTGCTCTTTGTGAGCTTTGTCATGCCAGAAAGGCTGTGATGAAAAGACCcaagaatcttcaaaagCTCTGTAAAGACTGTTTCTATAAGGTTTTTGAGACTGAAATTCACAACACCATAGTGGACGCTAAACTCTTTCTGCCTGGTGATAAGGTGGCTATCGGAGCCTCTGGAGGAAAGGATTCTACGGTGCTAGCATCAGtgttgaagactttgaatGAAAGATATGATTATGGCTTGATCTTGGTACTTCTCTCTATAGACGAAGGCATCAAGGGCTACAGAGACGATTCGTTAGCTACGGTCAAGAGAAATCAGGTCCAGTACGAGATGCCTTTGGAAATAATATCTTACAGGGACTTATATAATTGGACTATGGATGAAATTGTGCTGTGCGCTGGAATAAGATCTTCGTGCACTTACTGTGGAGTTTTGAGGCGACAAGCTTTAGACAGAGGAGCGGCCAAGCTCGGAATCAACCATGTAGTAACTGGCCATAACGCAGATGATATGGCTGAGACCGTGTTGATGAATCTTTTGCGTGGTGACACTGCCAGATTGGAAAAATCCTGTGCCATTATCACTCAGTCTGCTGGGTCTCCTATCAAGAGGTCCAAGCCTTTCAAATACACGTACCAGAAGGAGATTGTGCTATATGCTCATTACAAGAAGCTTGACTACTTTTCTACCGAATGTACTTACGCTCCTGAAGCATTTAGAGGCACAGCACGtgagttgttgaagtcgttgGAGTCCATAAGACCTTCTTGTATTATGGACATCATATACAGTGGAGAACATTTGGTACTAGctccaaagaaaaagaagatcacGACACTGTACAAgacaaacaagaagaaaacgCATACGGAGAACGAAGTCAACGCTGACGGCTCTGTGTCGTTgggaagaaagaagcagtTTGAAGACGGAAACAGATGTGAGAAGTGTGGTTACTTGTCCTCCAACAGAATCTGCAAGGCATGTATGCTTCTTGCTGGTTTGGAGATGAATAGAGCCAAAGTGAGCATAGACAACAACACGGCTGTGGACGGCGCAGCTGTGTTGACCAGAACCTTAGAACAATTGAGTTTCTAG
- the NMT1 gene encoding myristoyl-CoA:protein N- myristoyltransferase — protein MSSEDKVIPSGSNTSENVSSKTIEQLMKLLSMGEELTPTQQKQMKDYKFWKTQPVPSLDEKIDAEGEIDATKTPDQIPDSPLPLLGSFEWSTIDIEDKDQLEEVYQLLYEHYVEDNDATFRFKYSHEFFGWSLKAPGWRKDWHVGVRVKDSKKLVGFISAVPITLKLNKSNKTIPSVEINFLCIHKKLRSKRLAPVLIKEITRRVNKQNIWQALYTAGVVLPSPVSVCRYTHRPINWTKLHDVGFSHLPSNQTKASMVANYSLPNTTKTKGLRPMKYADLDQVYDLNGKFHQKFELIQTFSKPELAHWLLGSASATDTVSNVIKTYVVENEDGKITDFFSYYLLPFTVLNNPIHNELGIAYLFYYASESDGEENYKQRLNGLITDALITSKQFDVDVFNCLTSQDNSYFIKDAKFGSGDGFLNYYLFNYKTWPIHGGIDPQTKEVVDDQTSGVGVVLL, from the coding sequence ATGTCTAGTGAAGATAAGGTGATTCCTTCGGGATCCAATACCTCCGAGAACGTCTCTTCAAAGACTATCGAACAGTTGATGAAACTCTTATCTATGGGAGAGGAACTCACTCCTACCCAGCAGAAACAAATGAAAGACTACAAGTTCTGGAAAACACAACCAGTGCCAAGTTTGGACGAAAAGATAGATGCCGAAGGTGAAATCGACGCCACCAAAACTCCTGACCAGATTCCAGACTCACCTTTGCCTCTTTTGGGAAGCTTCGAATGGAGCActattgatattgaagacaaggaccagttggaagaagtgtACCAATTATTGTACGAACACTACGTGGAAGATAATGACGCAACTTTCAGATTCAAGTACTCCCACGAATTCTTTGGATGGTCTCTCAAGGCACCTGGCTGGAGAAAAGATTGGCATGTAGGTGTACGTGTCAAGGATTCGAAGAAACTCGTAGGTTTCATTTCTGCAGTTCCCATCACGTTGAAGCtcaacaagtccaacaagacAATCCCCAGTGTCGAGATAAACTTCCTCTGTATCCACAAGAAACTCAGATCGAAACGTTTAGCACCGGTGTTGATTAAGGAAATCACCAGAAGGGTCAACAAGCAGAACATCTGGCAAGCCTTGTACACCGCTGGGGTCGTATTGCCATCACCAGTGTCAGTCTGTAGATATACCCACCGTCCCATCAACTGGACCAAGCTCCATGATGTGGGATTCTCTCATTTGCCTTCTAACCAGACCAAGGCTTCTATGGTAGCCAATTACTCTTTGCCTAACACTACGAAGACGAAAGGCTTGCGTCCTATGAAATACGCTGATTTAGACCAAGTTTACGATTTGAACGGTAAGTTCCACCAGAAATTCGAGTTGATTCAAACCTTCAGTAAACCCGAGTTGGCCCATTGGCTTTTGGGCTCAGCTCTGGCAACGGACACCGTTTCTAATGTTATCAAGACTTACGtagttgaaaatgaagatggcAAGATTACCGACTTCTTCTCATACTATTTATTGCCCTTCACTGTATTAAACAATCCTATTCACAATGAGTTAGGTATTGCTTACCTCTTCTACTACGCTTCTGAATCTGACGGAGAGGAGAACTACAAACAGAGATTGAACGGGTTGATTACGGATGCTTTGATAACGTCCAAACAGTTTGACGTAGAtgtcttcaattgcttgacTTCGCAAGACAACTCTTACTTCATCAAAGATGCCAAATTCGGCAGTGGAGACGGATTTTTGAATTACTATTTGTTCAACTACAAGACATGGCCAATTCACGGTGGTATCGACCCccaaaccaaagaagtagTTGACGATCAGACCAGTGGTGTCGGTGTGGTTTTACTTTAG
- the PWP1 gene encoding periodic tryptophan protein 1 (beta-transducin superfamily with periodic tryptophan residues) gives MISSSAWVPRGFASEFPEKYELDDEEMERITAMAKLELADAKEDLHEAQVEAGETDKLGDQIDLDDDLKEYDLENYDNDGADSEGEEVTMFPGLSSEAKFHKEDGEGSDPYLTLPTETDLQEEKKESQIYPTDNLVLATRTDDDVSYLDVYVYDDGAGAPDGAEEEEEDKLDADVAKGMVRDSNLYVHHDIMLPAFPLCVEWINFKPGSEDGSNVGNFAAVGTFDPQIEIWNLDYIDKAFPDLILGEPDANSFAGAGKKNKKKKKKSQHVTTHHTDAVLSLSHNRIHRSVLASTSADHTVKLWDLNNGTAVRSLNTIHNNKTVASSQWHSQEASILLTGGYDSTVGITDVRISDASSMTKSYNVAPGEEVENVHWGHSSVPEIFYAGTDSGNVYCFDVRQMEKPLWTLHAHDSGISSLDVNAHIPGMLITSAMSEKTVKLWKAPVESGKGPSMVLSRDFGVGNVLTTSYAGDIEVAGNLTVGGVSGALKMWDSFSNSSVRNSFRDELRQLQRSARDEAKQVGRASRIARKYQGSTGESVMTVEAGGLEDDSDSDGEDANDDMEDED, from the coding sequence ATGATATCGTCCAGCGCTTGGGTTCCTAGAGGCTTTGCCTCCGAATTCCCCGAAAAGTACGAATTGGACGACgaggaaatggaaagaattACGGCCATGGCCAAATTGGAATTGGCTGatgcaaaagaagatttgcACGAAGCCCAGGTTGAGGCTGGCGAAACTGACAAGTTGGGGGACCAGATCGATTTGGATgacgacttgaaggaaTATGACTTGGAGAACTACGACAACGATGGAGCAGACAGcgaaggagaagaagtgaCGATGTTCCCTGGGTTATCTAGCGAAGCCAAGTTCCACAAGGAAGACGGAGAAGGTTCTGATCCCTACTTGACTTTACCCACTGAAACTGATCTtcaggaagaaaagaaagagtcACAGATCTATCCAACTGATAATTTGGTATTAGCCACAAGAACTGATGACGATGTTTCGTATTTGGACGTATACGTCTACGATGACGGTGCCGGGGCTCCAGATGGAGccgaggaagaagaagaggacAAACTCGATGCTGATGTAGCCAAGGGGATGGTCAGAGACTCCAATTTGTATGTGCACCATGATATCATGTTGCCAGCATTTCCCTTGTGTGTGGAATGGATTAACTTCAAACCTGGCTCTGAAGATGGATCTAATGTAGGTAACTTCGCTGCTGTAGGTACGTTCGATCCACAGATCGAGATATGGAATTTGGACTACATAGACAAGGCATTTCCTGACTTGATATTGGGAGAGCCAGATGCCAACTCATTTGCCGGAGCCggcaagaagaacaagaagaagaagaagaagtccCAGCATGTTACCACCCACCACACCGATGCGGTGTTATCGTTGTCACATAATAGAATACATAGATCGGTCTTGGCTTCGACTTCTGCCGACCACACCGTCAAGTTGTGGGATTTGAACAACGGCACTGCCGTCAGATCGTTGAACACTatccacaacaacaaaacTGTAGCATCTTCTCAATGGCATTCGCAGGAAGCTTCGATCTTATTGACTGGTGGTTATGACAGCACTGTAGGCATTACTGATGTGAGAATTTCTGATGCCTCTAGTATGACCAAAAGCTACAATGTAGCACCTGGTGAAGAGGTCGAAAACGTCCACTGGGGCCATTCTTCAGTACCAGAGATTTTCTACGCTGGTACAGACAGTGGTAATGTCTATTGTTTCGATGTCAGACAGATGGAAAAACCATTGTGGACTTTGCATGCTCACGACTCTGGTATCTCTTCCTTGGATGTTAACGCGCACATCCCAGGAATGTTGATTACCAGTGCCATGTCCGAAAAGACAGTCAAGCTCTGGAAGGCTCCTGTTGAATCTGGCAAGGGTCCATCCATGGTCTTGTCTCGTGACTTCGGTGTAGGTAATGTATTGACAACTTCTTATGCTGGAGACATTGAAGTGGCTGGAAACTTGACAGTTGGTGGAGTCAGTGGAGCCTTGAAGATGTGGGACTCGTTTTCCAACAGCTCTGTTCGTAACTCTTTCCGTGATGAATTGAGACAACTCCAACGTCTGGCAAGAGACGAAGCCAAACAGGTTGGTCGTGCTTCGAGAATTGCAAGAAAATACCAGGGCTCTACCGGAGAATCTGTCATGACTGTTGAAGCCGGTGGTTTGGAAGATGACTCAGACTCTGATGGCGAAGATGCCAACGACGACatggaagatgaagattaa